From Syntrophaceae bacterium, one genomic window encodes:
- the pbpC gene encoding penicillin-binding protein 1C — protein MFLWAAAVLVLVAGAAAWVLGGMLRGGPPPPSFAQVREERRLSEAFLLDRSGRVIHELRVDPSGRRLPWVALGDVSPALVRAVVRGEDRRFRDHGGVDWLAAAGALARRIAGGPLRGASTITMQLAARLDREARPRAVRRTWAEKIRQVRAARRLEESWTKDQILEAYLNLITFRGELQGVAAASRGLFGKDPAGLTNEEAYLLAALIPAGRARPEQAAARAWRLARSLEGTTTLERLRTLAEEQLGQPYFVQPAVALAPHVARLLLTEGGRRITSTLDGDLQRQVLEILNRHLDMLRDRNVQDGAVLVADNRTGAILAYAGNQGAGSSAPFVDGIRAPRQAGSTLKPFLYGLALERRILTAASILEDAPLEIPTPAGLYMPENYSNHYAGPVSVRTALSSSLNVPAVRVLGLVGAEPFALRLREVGFAGVRKDGEYYGWSLALGSADVTLWELVTAYRVLANGGRTGGLTLLPTGKIPPGRSAMDRRAAFIVSSILADRGSRSTTFGLENVLATRFWTAVKTGTSKDMRDNWCIGYSERYTVGVWIGNFSGASMWNVTGISGAAPVWLEVMNVLHGRTASGPPVPPKGVTASPVRLAGAEPDRTEWFLAGTEPGPAAEPGAPRDIAAILYPPSGAVLALDPDIPEDNQRVSFLAKSPPDAIWILDGRPVGKAVSHVWPPVRGDHVLSLADADAKILDTVRFSVK, from the coding sequence CTGTTTCTGTGGGCCGCCGCCGTCCTGGTCCTTGTCGCCGGAGCGGCGGCGTGGGTCCTGGGGGGCATGCTGCGGGGCGGCCCGCCGCCTCCGTCCTTTGCGCAGGTGCGGGAAGAGCGGCGGCTTTCCGAGGCCTTCCTTCTGGACCGGTCCGGCCGGGTGATCCACGAGCTGCGGGTCGATCCCTCGGGGAGGCGCCTTCCCTGGGTCGCCCTGGGAGACGTCTCGCCGGCTCTCGTCCGGGCGGTCGTCCGGGGGGAGGACCGGCGGTTCCGGGATCACGGAGGCGTGGACTGGCTTGCCGCGGCGGGAGCCCTGGCAAGGCGGATCGCCGGGGGGCCGCTCCGGGGCGCCAGCACGATCACCATGCAGCTTGCGGCGCGGCTGGACCGGGAGGCCCGACCGCGGGCGGTGCGGAGGACCTGGGCGGAAAAGATCCGCCAGGTGCGGGCAGCCCGCCGCCTGGAGGAGAGCTGGACGAAGGACCAGATCCTGGAGGCCTATCTGAACCTGATCACCTTCCGGGGCGAGCTGCAGGGCGTGGCCGCCGCGTCCCGGGGCCTCTTCGGCAAGGATCCGGCCGGCCTGACCAACGAGGAGGCATATCTGCTGGCGGCCCTGATCCCCGCCGGGCGGGCGCGGCCGGAGCAGGCAGCCGCCCGGGCGTGGCGCCTGGCCCGCTCCCTCGAAGGGACAACGACGCTCGAACGCCTCCGGACCCTGGCCGAAGAGCAGCTGGGCCAGCCCTACTTCGTCCAGCCGGCCGTCGCCCTGGCGCCCCACGTGGCCCGGCTTCTCCTGACGGAAGGAGGCCGGCGGATCACGTCCACGCTGGACGGCGACCTGCAGCGGCAGGTCCTGGAGATCCTCAACCGGCACCTGGACATGCTGCGGGACCGGAACGTCCAGGACGGGGCGGTCCTCGTGGCGGACAACCGGACCGGCGCAATTCTGGCCTACGCGGGAAACCAGGGGGCCGGATCCTCGGCGCCTTTCGTGGACGGCATCCGGGCCCCGCGGCAGGCGGGATCCACCCTGAAGCCATTCCTCTACGGGCTGGCCTTGGAGCGGAGAATCCTCACGGCGGCCTCCATCCTGGAAGACGCCCCCCTGGAGATCCCGACGCCGGCCGGGCTGTACATGCCGGAAAATTATTCGAACCACTACGCCGGCCCGGTGAGCGTCCGGACGGCCCTGTCTTCTTCCCTCAACGTCCCCGCCGTGCGGGTTCTCGGACTGGTCGGGGCGGAGCCCTTCGCACTGCGCCTCCGGGAGGTCGGCTTCGCCGGCGTCCGGAAGGACGGCGAGTACTACGGCTGGTCCCTGGCCCTGGGGTCCGCCGACGTGACGCTCTGGGAACTGGTGACGGCCTACCGGGTTCTGGCCAACGGAGGCCGGACGGGCGGCCTGACCCTCCTGCCCACGGGAAAGATTCCTCCCGGGCGATCCGCCATGGACCGGCGGGCGGCCTTCATCGTCTCCTCCATCCTGGCGGACCGGGGATCCCGGAGCACCACCTTCGGGCTGGAGAACGTACTGGCGACCCGGTTCTGGACGGCCGTGAAGACGGGAACCAGCAAGGACATGCGGGACAACTGGTGCATCGGTTACTCGGAGCGGTACACCGTCGGGGTCTGGATCGGCAATTTCTCCGGCGCCTCGATGTGGAACGTCACCGGCATCTCCGGCGCCGCCCCGGTGTGGCTGGAGGTCATGAATGTTTTACACGGCCGGACCGCCTCCGGGCCGCCGGTGCCCCCGAAGGGAGTGACCGCCTCGCCGGTCCGCCTGGCCGGTGCGGAGCCGGACCGGACCGAGTGGTTCCTGGCGGGAACCGAGCCGGGGCCGGCGGCTGAACCCGGCGCGCCCCGGGATATCGCGGCTATCCTGTATCCGCCCTCGGGGGCCGTCCTGGCCCTCGATCCGGACATCCCGGAGGATAACCAGCGGGTTTCTTTTCTGGCAAAATCCCCCCCGGATGCGATATGGATCCTCGACGGCCGTCCCGTTGGGAAGGCCGTTTCCCACGTCTGGCCGCCGGTCCGGGGGGACCATGTCCTGTCGCTGGCGGACGCGGACGCGAAGATATTGGATACGGTGAGGTTCAGTGTGAAATGA
- a CDS encoding alpha/beta fold hydrolase yields the protein MTGDAYRPSGWLKNPHVQTLLSSSRLRALGRHPMEEAACEVILDGVYRSRLQGFHSPHPGENPRGLVILLHGWEGGAGSAYIRSAGSYFWDRGLDVLRLNLRDHGNSHDLNEGLFHGALIDETHAAVSQAAELAKGAPCWILGFSMGGNFALRIALGQGRDPIPGLRRVFAVSPALDPYKATVAIDEGPALYRKYFLKKWKRSLRRKERLFPERYRFGDLLKEHDTCIGLTEAIMGYFPQFPDYRTYFLQYTLLDGAFRHLETPLTIFTSADDPIIDVNDFRGLAPSPNLDLRILPHGGHCGFFESAFPFTCYHEREAMRMISEGLKGGKEVRANGVVRLLKPADQRR from the coding sequence ATGACAGGCGATGCGTACCGGCCCTCGGGCTGGCTGAAAAACCCCCATGTTCAAACCCTGCTTTCGAGTTCGCGCCTCCGGGCCCTCGGCCGCCATCCCATGGAAGAGGCCGCCTGCGAGGTCATCCTGGACGGCGTGTACCGCTCCCGCCTCCAGGGCTTTCACTCCCCCCATCCCGGCGAAAATCCCCGGGGCCTGGTCATCCTCCTCCACGGCTGGGAAGGCGGCGCCGGCTCGGCCTACATCCGCTCGGCGGGAAGCTATTTCTGGGACCGGGGACTGGACGTCCTCCGGCTCAATCTCCGGGACCACGGCAACAGCCACGACCTCAACGAGGGGCTGTTCCACGGCGCCCTCATCGACGAAACCCATGCCGCCGTGAGCCAGGCCGCGGAGCTGGCGAAGGGGGCTCCCTGCTGGATCCTCGGCTTCTCCATGGGGGGCAACTTCGCCCTCCGGATCGCCCTCGGGCAGGGCCGGGATCCGATTCCCGGACTCCGCCGCGTCTTCGCGGTCAGCCCGGCGCTCGATCCCTACAAGGCCACCGTGGCCATCGACGAAGGGCCCGCCCTGTACAGGAAGTATTTCCTGAAGAAATGGAAGCGATCCCTCCGGAGAAAGGAGCGTCTCTTCCCCGAGCGGTACCGCTTCGGGGATCTTTTGAAGGAGCACGACACCTGCATCGGCCTCACGGAGGCCATCATGGGCTACTTCCCGCAATTCCCCGACTACCGGACCTATTTCCTTCAGTACACTCTGCTGGACGGAGCCTTCCGTCACCTGGAGACGCCCCTGACAATCTTCACCTCCGCCGACGACCCGATCATCGACGTGAACGACTTCCGGGGGCTTGCACCGAGCCCGAACCTGGACCTGCGGATCCTGCCCCACGGCGGACATTGCGGCTTTTTCGAATCGGCATTCCCCTTCACCTGTTACCACGAACGGGAAGCGATGCGGATGATCTCGGAAGGCCTGAAGGGTGGGAAGGAAGTCAGAGCGAACGGCGTGGTGCGGTTGCTCAAGCCGGCGGATCAGAGGAGATAG
- a CDS encoding Zn-ribbon domain-containing OB-fold protein, producing the protein MAKEYRTIRNDVALPYQWALGRTWTRFFDGLKEERILGTKCDLCGKVYVPARSFCPGCFTDLKEWVDVKPLGKIVSWTLVNTSYYGQVKDPPYIIGMIRLDGTDCDFHHFIDGFDITDTGERKRKLKAGAKVRVVWNPSKNADIRDIAWFAPV; encoded by the coding sequence ATGGCCAAGGAATACAGAACCATCCGGAACGACGTGGCCCTGCCCTACCAGTGGGCCCTGGGCAGGACATGGACCCGGTTTTTCGACGGCCTGAAGGAGGAGAGGATCCTGGGGACGAAGTGCGACCTCTGCGGCAAGGTCTATGTCCCGGCGAGATCCTTCTGCCCCGGCTGCTTCACGGACCTGAAGGAGTGGGTCGACGTGAAGCCCCTGGGGAAGATCGTCTCGTGGACCCTGGTGAACACATCCTATTACGGCCAGGTGAAAGATCCTCCCTACATCATCGGCATGATTCGGCTGGACGGAACGGATTGCGATTTTCATCACTTCATTGACGGGTTCGATATAACGGACACGGGAGAGAGAAAACGGAAACTGAAGGCGGGGGCCAAAGTGAGGGTCGTCTGGAATCCGTCAAAAAACGCGGATATCCGGGACATTGCCTGGTTTGCCCCCGTTTGA
- a CDS encoding Zn-ribbon domain-containing OB-fold protein, translating to MAKEEHRIVKGQVTVPYELALGRTWSAFYDFLKEERIMGKKCGNCSRVLVPPRSFCPRCFVDMDEWVEVSQEGVLETWVYVNMPFFAQEIRIPFISAQIRLDGSDSGFIHQVAGIDLQDFDRVREIVKLGSRVRAVWNPEKRGNILDIAYFEPAD from the coding sequence ATGGCGAAGGAAGAACACCGCATCGTCAAGGGGCAGGTCACGGTCCCCTACGAGCTGGCGCTGGGAAGGACCTGGAGCGCCTTTTACGATTTCCTGAAGGAAGAGCGGATCATGGGCAAGAAATGCGGGAATTGCTCGCGCGTGCTCGTCCCTCCCCGGAGCTTCTGCCCGCGGTGCTTCGTGGACATGGACGAGTGGGTCGAGGTCAGTCAGGAGGGCGTGCTGGAGACATGGGTTTACGTGAACATGCCCTTTTTCGCCCAGGAGATCAGGATCCCCTTCATCTCCGCGCAGATCCGGCTGGACGGGAGCGACAGCGGCTTCATCCACCAGGTCGCGGGAATCGACCTGCAAGACTTCGACCGGGTCCGGGAGATCGTGAAGCTGGGCAGCCGGGTCCGGGCGGTCTGGAACCCGGAGAAACGGGGAAACATTCTCGACATCGCTTATTTCGAGCCCGCGGACTGA
- a CDS encoding thiolase family protein, protein MQKVAITHVAQSSGMESRESLMDFTYRVNREILDKAGLKRQDVGCIIAGSADIFHSGLSCANAFDWDGIGAFLKEGSRAEESAFSFIYGCMRILSGRYDTVLVTALVKGSENPDNDPITSFYGDPFYLRPTGINESVVAAMQMRQYMERYGVTEEQCAGVAVKNLGNALFNPCADRKRRVSIEDVMNSERIYDPLKALECAPKSDGVVAVLLASEKRAKKLTKKPVWLAGYGCSMDHFHPGDRDLLKGRLPEAAKRAYVMAGVGRSGKEIDVAEVCEPYAFQELLWCEQLGFCGEGKGGKWFDSGASRMDGALPVNPSGGVLATNPYPARGLYRIAEAALQIRGEAGEHQVGKPVRTALAHSTHGFGGQCHSVVILSA, encoded by the coding sequence ATGCAAAAGGTTGCCATTACCCACGTGGCACAGAGTTCCGGTATGGAATCCAGGGAAAGCCTGATGGATTTCACCTACCGGGTCAACCGGGAGATCCTGGACAAGGCCGGACTCAAGCGGCAGGACGTCGGATGCATCATCGCCGGCTCGGCGGACATCTTCCACAGCGGCCTGTCCTGCGCCAATGCCTTCGACTGGGACGGCATCGGGGCTTTCCTGAAGGAAGGCTCCCGGGCGGAGGAATCGGCCTTCTCCTTCATTTACGGCTGCATGCGGATCCTGTCCGGCCGTTACGACACAGTCCTGGTGACGGCCCTGGTCAAAGGTTCCGAGAACCCGGACAACGACCCCATCACCAGCTTCTACGGCGATCCCTTCTACCTGCGTCCCACAGGCATTAACGAAAGCGTCGTGGCGGCCATGCAGATGCGGCAATACATGGAGCGCTACGGCGTGACGGAGGAGCAGTGCGCCGGGGTCGCCGTGAAGAACCTGGGCAATGCGCTCTTCAACCCCTGTGCCGACCGGAAGCGAAGGGTCAGCATCGAAGACGTCATGAACTCGGAGAGGATCTACGACCCCCTGAAGGCCCTGGAGTGCGCGCCCAAGTCCGACGGCGTCGTCGCGGTGCTCCTGGCCTCGGAGAAAAGGGCGAAGAAGCTGACGAAAAAACCCGTCTGGCTTGCCGGCTACGGCTGCTCCATGGACCACTTCCATCCCGGCGACCGGGACCTCCTGAAGGGCCGGCTGCCGGAGGCGGCGAAGCGGGCCTACGTCATGGCGGGTGTCGGGCGCTCCGGGAAGGAGATCGACGTGGCGGAAGTCTGCGAGCCCTATGCTTTCCAGGAGCTTCTCTGGTGCGAGCAGCTCGGTTTCTGCGGCGAAGGGAAAGGCGGCAAATGGTTCGACAGCGGCGCATCCCGGATGGACGGGGCGCTTCCCGTAAATCCCTCCGGCGGCGTTCTCGCCACGAATCCCTATCCGGCCCGGGGCCTTTACCGGATCGCCGAGGCGGCCCTGCAGATCCGGGGCGAGGCGGGGGAACACCAGGTCGGGAAGCCGGTCCGGACGGCCCTGGCTCACAGCACCCACGGCTTCGGCGGCCAGTGCCACTCCGTCGTCATTTTATCCGCATAG
- a CDS encoding dehydratase: MTKDHESLDDYAIGDQFVSPARTITEADIVTFAGLTGDWHPLHTDVEYAAKTPFGERIAHGMLTLSVGMALPFRLGPCASFLPRSFIAFYGMENVRFTGPTKIGDTIRCEVEVTEIIDRSPDRGVLTTRHRIVNQHGELLVSFVIKVLCGRRAPKEQTG; the protein is encoded by the coding sequence ATGACAAAAGACCACGAATCCCTGGACGATTACGCCATCGGCGACCAGTTCGTCTCCCCGGCGAGAACGATCACGGAGGCCGACATCGTAACCTTCGCCGGTCTAACGGGGGACTGGCACCCTCTGCACACGGACGTCGAATACGCGGCGAAAACGCCTTTCGGAGAACGGATCGCCCACGGCATGCTGACGCTCTCCGTCGGCATGGCCCTGCCGTTCCGTCTCGGTCCCTGCGCGAGCTTTCTCCCCCGGTCGTTCATCGCCTTTTACGGCATGGAGAACGTTCGCTTCACGGGGCCGACGAAAATCGGGGACACGATCCGCTGCGAGGTGGAGGTGACGGAGATCATCGACCGGTCTCCAGACCGGGGCGTGCTCACAACCCGCCACCGGATCGTGAACCAGCATGGAGAACTCCTTGTCTCCTTCGTCATCAAGGTCCTTTGCGGCAGGAGGGCTCCGAAAGAGCAGACAGGGTGA
- a CDS encoding isovaleryl-CoA dehydrogenase (catalyzes the formation of 3-methylbut-2-enoyl CoA from 3-methylbutanoyl CoA) has product MDYRFSDQHLMLRESVRNFAAKEIWPIAEEIDAEDAWPEGMWEKLAGLGVMGITVDEEYGGAGADLLSAVIVLEELAKASPAVALSWGAHANLCCNNLNHNASHDQKRKYLPPLCTGEHIGALGLTEPNAGSDAVSIQTVAVRNGDHYVVNGTKMFITNGTVADTVVLYTKTDRAKGAKGITAFILDTALPGFSVSRKLKKYGHRGSPTAELVLEDCRIPAENVLGEENRGIHVLMSGLDVERAFYAGESIGIAEACLELSLRYAKERVQFGKPIGAFQLIQAKLADMYTQLEAGRALCYKAALLADQERRGGKGTEVHKLAAASILFNAEMACRIADQAVQIHGGYGYMLEYPVQRFLRDAKLIEIGAGTSEIRRLIIARELLGL; this is encoded by the coding sequence ATGGATTATCGTTTCAGCGACCAGCATCTCATGTTGCGGGAAAGCGTCCGCAATTTCGCCGCCAAGGAAATCTGGCCCATCGCCGAGGAGATCGACGCGGAGGACGCCTGGCCCGAAGGCATGTGGGAAAAGCTGGCGGGCCTGGGCGTCATGGGGATCACCGTGGACGAGGAGTACGGCGGTGCCGGGGCGGACCTGCTCTCCGCCGTGATCGTCCTGGAGGAGCTTGCCAAGGCCAGCCCCGCCGTCGCCCTCTCCTGGGGCGCCCACGCCAACCTCTGCTGCAACAACCTGAACCACAACGCCAGCCATGACCAGAAGCGGAAGTACCTGCCTCCCCTCTGCACCGGAGAACACATCGGCGCCCTGGGCCTGACGGAGCCGAACGCGGGCTCCGACGCCGTCAGCATCCAGACCGTGGCGGTACGAAACGGCGATCACTACGTGGTCAACGGGACGAAGATGTTCATCACCAACGGCACCGTCGCCGATACGGTCGTCCTCTATACCAAGACGGACCGGGCGAAGGGGGCGAAAGGCATCACCGCCTTCATCCTCGACACCGCGCTCCCCGGGTTCTCCGTTTCCAGGAAGCTGAAGAAGTACGGGCACCGCGGCTCCCCGACGGCGGAGCTGGTCCTCGAGGACTGCCGGATCCCCGCGGAAAACGTCCTGGGAGAGGAAAACCGGGGCATCCACGTCCTGATGTCGGGCCTCGACGTGGAGCGCGCCTTCTACGCCGGCGAGTCCATCGGAATCGCCGAGGCCTGCCTCGAACTCTCCCTCCGATACGCGAAGGAGCGGGTCCAGTTCGGGAAACCCATCGGCGCCTTCCAGCTCATCCAGGCCAAGCTCGCGGACATGTACACGCAACTGGAGGCGGGCCGGGCGCTCTGCTACAAGGCCGCGCTCCTGGCGGACCAGGAGCGGAGAGGCGGAAAGGGCACGGAGGTCCACAAGCTCGCCGCGGCTTCCATTCTCTTCAACGCCGAGATGGCCTGCCGCATTGCGGACCAGGCCGTGCAGATCCACGGCGGGTACGGCTACATGCTCGAGTACCCCGTACAGCGCTTCCTCAGGGACGCCAAGCTCATCGAGATCGGCGCCGGCACGTCGGAGATCCGCCGCCTCATCATCGCCCGGGAACTCCTGGGCCTGTGA
- a CDS encoding 3-keto-5-aminohexanoate cleavage protein: protein MKQKAIFTAAVTGSIHTPTMSPHLPITPQQIADDAVAAWEAGAAVAHIHVRDPETGRPTPDIKLIAEVLTSIRNRCDMIVCITTGGGLGMTAEQRLVPVSTFKPELASFNAGSLNFALFHALDKFKEFKFEWEPQYLAMTEDFIFPNTFRSMREFTAIFNANGTKPEFEVYDSGMVNNVAFLIERGYVKKPVYIQYVMGILGGITASPENLMFLVDYTKRLIGDFEFSVCVAGRAQFPICNQSLLLGGNCRVGLEDNLFLEKGVMARSSAEQVAKIVRIARELGIEPAGPDEARKILGLKGIGAVNF from the coding sequence ATGAAGCAAAAGGCCATTTTCACCGCGGCCGTCACCGGCAGCATTCACACGCCGACCATGTCCCCCCATCTCCCTATCACCCCGCAACAGATCGCCGATGACGCGGTCGCCGCCTGGGAGGCCGGCGCAGCGGTGGCCCACATCCACGTCCGCGATCCCGAAACGGGGCGCCCGACGCCGGACATCAAACTCATCGCGGAAGTGCTGACTTCCATCCGGAACCGCTGCGACATGATCGTCTGCATCACCACCGGCGGCGGGCTGGGGATGACGGCGGAGCAGCGCCTCGTCCCGGTTTCCACCTTCAAGCCGGAGCTGGCGTCCTTCAACGCCGGGTCCCTGAACTTCGCCCTCTTTCACGCCCTCGACAAGTTCAAGGAGTTCAAGTTCGAGTGGGAACCGCAATACCTCGCCATGACGGAGGACTTCATCTTCCCCAACACCTTCAGGTCCATGCGGGAGTTCACGGCGATCTTCAACGCCAACGGGACCAAGCCGGAGTTCGAGGTGTACGACTCCGGCATGGTCAACAACGTCGCCTTCCTCATCGAGCGGGGCTATGTGAAGAAGCCCGTCTACATCCAGTACGTCATGGGCATCCTCGGCGGAATCACGGCCAGCCCGGAAAATCTGATGTTCCTGGTGGACTACACGAAGCGCCTGATCGGCGACTTCGAGTTCTCCGTCTGCGTCGCCGGCCGCGCCCAGTTTCCCATCTGCAACCAGTCCCTCCTCCTGGGAGGCAACTGCCGGGTCGGCCTGGAGGACAACCTCTTCCTGGAGAAGGGCGTCATGGCCAGGAGCAGCGCGGAGCAGGTGGCGAAGATCGTCCGGATCGCCCGCGAACTGGGCATCGAACCCGCCGGGCCGGACGAAGCGAGGAAGATCCTCGGTCTCAAGGGGATCGGCGCGGTGAACTTCTGA
- a CDS encoding sigma-54-dependent Fis family transcriptional regulator → MKHSILIVDDEKLLLHSLDKALSHEGYLTMTAVCGEEALAMFREHGPDVILLDVKLPDMDGMQVLQKIRALDGDVPVIIMTAFSGIKGAVEAVKLGAYDYIAKPFDIEELMFALARCLASRKAVAEVNKIRSTSKEQYSFDNIVTAHPKIRRLIDLSRRLAKNGQSTVLIMGESGTGKELFANAIHYNGPRCEDPLVTVNCASLSEGLLESELFGHEKGAFTGAMRQKRGMFELADRGTLFLDEIGEITQKTQVKLLRFLEEKKIQRVGGTKKLKLDVRIIAATNKDLFREVEKGTFREDLYYRLNVISLLIPPLRERISDLPLLIKHFIDSYNRGLNKSVSGCDRETLAILSDYSWPGNIRELRNIVERGMLLCEGEWIRTTDIPLEHIASRKISAPAKSSPRDNRAPDPIVKTRAEGAPPHFQGNRSHRTAPVPVALDSAIKTYVEAVFSHYQGNQSRTALALKITRQRLKRILNSRVD, encoded by the coding sequence GTGAAGCACTCCATCCTGATCGTCGACGACGAAAAGCTGCTCCTGCACTCCCTGGACAAGGCCCTCTCGCACGAGGGTTACCTGACTATGACCGCCGTCTGCGGCGAAGAGGCCCTGGCGATGTTCCGGGAGCACGGTCCCGACGTCATTCTCCTGGATGTGAAGCTCCCGGATATGGACGGCATGCAGGTGCTGCAGAAAATCAGGGCCCTGGACGGGGATGTGCCCGTGATCATCATGACGGCCTTCAGCGGGATCAAGGGGGCCGTGGAAGCCGTCAAGCTGGGCGCCTACGACTATATCGCGAAGCCCTTCGACATCGAAGAGTTGATGTTTGCCCTGGCCCGGTGCCTGGCTTCCCGGAAGGCCGTCGCCGAAGTGAACAAGATCCGCTCCACCAGCAAGGAGCAGTACAGCTTCGACAATATCGTCACGGCCCACCCGAAGATCAGGCGCCTGATCGATCTCAGCCGCCGGCTGGCCAAGAACGGCCAGTCAACGGTGCTGATCATGGGGGAGAGCGGAACCGGGAAGGAGCTCTTTGCCAACGCAATCCACTACAACGGACCCCGCTGCGAAGATCCCCTGGTTACCGTCAACTGCGCGTCCCTGTCGGAGGGGCTCCTGGAGAGCGAGCTGTTCGGCCATGAAAAGGGCGCCTTCACGGGCGCCATGAGGCAAAAGCGGGGGATGTTCGAACTGGCGGACCGGGGCACCCTGTTTCTCGACGAGATCGGGGAGATCACACAGAAGACGCAGGTCAAGCTGCTCCGGTTCCTGGAGGAAAAGAAAATCCAGCGGGTGGGCGGGACAAAAAAGCTCAAGTTGGACGTCCGGATCATCGCCGCCACCAACAAGGATCTGTTCCGGGAGGTCGAGAAGGGGACATTCCGGGAAGACCTCTATTACCGGCTCAATGTGATATCCCTGCTCATCCCGCCCCTGCGGGAGAGAATCAGCGACCTTCCCCTGCTGATCAAGCATTTCATCGACAGCTACAACCGGGGACTGAACAAGAGCGTCAGCGGATGCGACCGGGAGACCCTGGCGATCCTGTCGGACTATTCCTGGCCGGGGAACATCCGGGAACTTAGGAACATCGTCGAACGGGGGATGCTTCTGTGCGAAGGGGAATGGATCCGGACGACGGACATTCCCCTGGAGCATATCGCTTCCCGGAAGATTTCCGCTCCGGCGAAAAGCTCTCCTCGCGACAACAGAGCCCCGGATCCGATCGTCAAGACTCGTGCGGAGGGCGCTCCGCCGCATTTCCAGGGGAACCGGTCCCACCGGACCGCCCCGGTTCCGGTCGCCCTGGACTCGGCTATAAAAACTTACGTGGAGGCGGTTTTCTCCCATTACCAGGGGAACCAGTCCCGAACCGCCCTGGCACTGAAGATCACCAGGCAGAGGCTGAAACGAATCCTGAATTCCCGGGTGGATTGA